From a region of the Methanolobus tindarius DSM 2278 genome:
- a CDS encoding Bax inhibitor-1/YccA family protein, whose protein sequence is MRTANPALNKNTFSNLTSSENVMTLEGTANKSLILLGILLLTATYTWGLGAESQGLIMIGVIGGLITAIITVFKKTASTITAPIYAAFEGLALGGISFFFETMYPGIVSQAVFLTIGVFFALLFAYKSHIIKPTENFKLGVFAATAGIAVVYVINFAMGFFGSSIPVLQIDNASPLSIGISLVVIIVAALNLVLDFDFIESGVEAHAPKYMEWYSAFGLMVTLVWLYLEILRLLAKLNSRR, encoded by the coding sequence ATGCGTACAGCAAATCCAGCTTTGAATAAAAATACATTTAGCAATCTGACATCTTCTGAAAACGTTATGACCCTGGAAGGAACTGCTAACAAGTCACTCATTTTGCTTGGCATTTTACTTCTTACTGCAACGTACACGTGGGGGCTGGGAGCTGAGAGTCAGGGCTTAATTATGATAGGTGTAATCGGAGGATTAATTACAGCCATCATTACCGTTTTCAAAAAGACCGCATCAACTATTACTGCTCCCATATACGCTGCATTTGAAGGGCTTGCCCTTGGAGGCATATCATTCTTTTTCGAAACTATGTACCCGGGAATTGTTTCACAGGCAGTTTTTCTTACAATAGGAGTATTCTTTGCACTTTTGTTTGCCTACAAATCACATATCATAAAACCAACTGAAAACTTCAAGTTAGGTGTATTTGCTGCTACTGCAGGGATTGCAGTTGTTTATGTAATTAATTTTGCAATGGGTTTTTTTGGAAGTTCAATACCCGTACTTCAGATAGATAATGCAAGTCCCCTGAGTATTGGAATCAGTCTGGTTGTTATTATTGTCGCTGCACTTAACCTTGTACTTGATTTTGACTTTATAGAAAGCGGAGTTGAAGCCCACGCTCCAAAATACATGGAATGGTACAGTGCATTCGGACTTATGGTAACACTTGTATGGCTTTATCTTGAAATTCTTCGCTTGCTTGCAAAGTTGAATTCACGAAGATAG
- the iorA gene encoding indolepyruvate ferredoxin oxidoreductase subunit alpha, with amino-acid sequence MSTREYMLGNVAIARGIVEGGGQVISGYPGTPSSEIIGTLAAMLERDFYVEWSVNEKVALEVAAGAAMAGVRSVVTMKHVGLNVAADPLLTLAYTGVKGSMVIIVADDPSCHSSQNEQDTRRYSQFSLIPCFDPSTPQEAKDMIPYAFEFSNKVQMPVIFRPTTRISHGKSDIQLGPVEETRPAAEFVKELERWVMVPKNARIQHPRLLESQKIMQDELENSPWNCLELEDGAKVGVIASGIASVYAKEAIIKQGINASFLKIGTYPIPDKKIRTLMENTEKLIIFEEMEPVVEEQVRIIAQQTGSTVDIVGKTPGPVPRIYELNTDICADVLAEVLELERPDVPAEVAEDFDYDRCRIDLPMRPPVMCPGCSHRASFHVMKKVYGKDAIFPSDIGCYTLGIQSGTVDTTLCMGGSITVASGMYQAGEKKPICCSIGDSTFFHTGMNGLLNAIYNKADITVTIVDNRITAMTGHQPNPGMGKLATGEPTIEVSLEELCKSMGAGFVESVDPYDLEKTEEVFKRAKEYKGTSVVITRQYCVIDAKRSGIRRKPLTIDAEKCVGCKLCVNLGCPAIEFDTTTKKASINTMCTGCGVCAALCKFDAITEVKK; translated from the coding sequence ATGAGCACACGCGAGTACATGCTGGGAAACGTTGCAATAGCACGCGGTATCGTAGAAGGAGGCGGACAGGTCATATCCGGATATCCCGGAACACCTTCCTCTGAGATCATCGGTACACTGGCAGCAATGTTGGAAAGAGACTTTTATGTAGAGTGGTCGGTCAATGAGAAAGTTGCCCTTGAAGTGGCAGCAGGTGCTGCAATGGCTGGCGTGCGTTCAGTGGTCACAATGAAACACGTCGGGTTAAATGTAGCAGCAGACCCCTTGCTCACACTTGCCTACACAGGTGTCAAAGGCAGTATGGTAATAATCGTTGCAGACGACCCATCATGTCACTCATCACAGAACGAGCAGGACACTCGCAGGTACTCACAATTCTCACTCATACCATGCTTTGACCCTTCCACACCACAGGAAGCCAAGGACATGATACCTTACGCATTTGAATTCTCTAATAAGGTCCAGATGCCTGTTATCTTCAGGCCTACAACCCGTATCTCCCACGGAAAATCCGATATTCAGCTCGGACCTGTGGAAGAAACCAGGCCTGCAGCAGAGTTTGTAAAAGAACTTGAAAGATGGGTCATGGTGCCAAAGAATGCAAGGATACAGCACCCTCGCCTTCTTGAATCCCAAAAAATAATGCAGGATGAACTGGAAAACTCTCCGTGGAATTGTCTTGAACTCGAAGACGGTGCAAAGGTCGGAGTAATAGCATCGGGTATTGCTTCTGTTTATGCAAAGGAAGCCATCATTAAACAGGGAATCAATGCATCATTCCTGAAGATAGGAACATATCCGATTCCAGATAAGAAGATTCGCACTCTTATGGAAAATACAGAGAAGCTAATCATTTTCGAGGAAATGGAACCTGTTGTTGAGGAACAGGTCAGGATAATCGCACAGCAGACTGGCTCAACTGTGGATATAGTTGGTAAAACGCCAGGTCCGGTTCCAAGAATTTATGAATTGAATACTGATATCTGTGCTGATGTTCTTGCAGAAGTCCTTGAACTTGAAAGACCGGATGTCCCTGCAGAAGTCGCAGAAGATTTCGATTACGACAGGTGCAGGATTGACCTGCCAATGCGTCCTCCTGTAATGTGTCCGGGATGTTCACACAGGGCAAGTTTCCATGTCATGAAAAAAGTCTACGGCAAGGATGCTATCTTCCCAAGTGACATCGGTTGCTACACACTGGGAATCCAGAGTGGCACAGTTGATACAACACTCTGTATGGGTGGAAGCATAACCGTAGCAAGCGGAATGTATCAGGCAGGAGAGAAAAAACCAATCTGTTGCTCAATCGGCGATTCAACATTCTTCCACACTGGAATGAATGGTCTTCTCAATGCTATCTATAATAAAGCAGACATCACAGTAACTATAGTAGACAACCGCATTACAGCAATGACCGGTCATCAGCCAAACCCTGGAATGGGAAAGCTTGCAACAGGTGAGCCAACCATTGAAGTTTCCCTTGAGGAATTATGTAAGAGTATGGGTGCTGGATTTGTTGAAAGTGTTGACCCTTATGACCTTGAAAAGACAGAAGAGGTTTTCAAAAGGGCAAAGGAATACAAGGGAACATCAGTCGTTATCACAAGACAGTATTGTGTCATTGATGCAAAGCGTTCCGGTATTCGCAGGAAGCCATTAACTATCGATGCTGAGAAGTGCGTTGGTTGCAAACTCTGTGTAAACCTCGGTTGCCCAGCTATCGAGTTCGATACAACTACAAAGAAAGCATCCATAAATACAATGTGTACGGGGTGCGGAGTATGTGCAGCCCTTTGTAAGTTCGATGCCATCACGGAGGTGAAGAAATGA
- a CDS encoding indolepyruvate oxidoreductase subunit beta, with protein MSAEGISKFDLVIAGVGGQGTILASDIIGKAAVKENMSVRAAETHGMAQRGGSVVNHIRLGCELGSMIPMKGADVLLALEPSEALRYLEFLSDEGTIIVNTDPILPVTVTSGQCTYPDVDAIISKMEETHKVKAFNATELAKEAGHPQSMNVVMVGAVSSYLPVSVDTLVDCAKELVPRKTIDINVKAFEMGRSVTQG; from the coding sequence ATGAGTGCTGAAGGAATATCTAAATTCGATCTTGTCATTGCTGGTGTTGGTGGTCAGGGTACCATTCTTGCATCAGATATAATCGGAAAGGCTGCTGTAAAGGAAAACATGTCTGTGCGTGCAGCAGAGACGCATGGAATGGCACAGCGTGGCGGTTCTGTAGTAAATCACATCAGACTTGGCTGCGAACTTGGTTCAATGATTCCAATGAAAGGTGCTGATGTTCTGCTCGCACTTGAACCTAGTGAAGCACTCAGGTATCTTGAATTCCTATCCGATGAAGGTACTATAATAGTAAATACTGATCCGATTCTTCCGGTGACTGTGACCTCAGGACAGTGTACATATCCTGATGTCGATGCAATAATTTCAAAAATGGAAGAAACCCATAAGGTAAAAGCTTTCAATGCAACTGAGCTTGCAAAAGAAGCAGGTCATCCACAGTCCATGAACGTTGTCATGGTTGGTGCAGTTTCAAGCTACCTGCCGGTTTCCGTTGATACTCTGGTTGATTGTGCTAAGGAACTAGTTCCCCGGAAGACAATTGATATCAACGTAAAGGCTTTTGAGATGGGCAGGTCTGTAACACAGGGATGA
- a CDS encoding PASTA domain-containing protein has protein sequence MTDVSELRKNIESLNKATTAASKRKSYLLAERSVASIEAEFNNINKELVSKSDTLEKLRKENLALKQEYNVLDSRVKDIINEKLEMEKKLEQLSRTRPELSSTNLVRAFSDSLNSMDSSLKGSSSRVNYSISSMNIKLKTNIAMNGNDLCFQLPKADDLIPASNLSEVEFTISSSSKAPEFTSYEDVPDVVGVDLETAIAVIKEAGFVQGELIEKDSELEQGTVLSQIPSGNSVAKSGDAVDLVISKITSVEVPDLAGNTLASAKKSLVTIGLSLGKVTEEVNSLKAGTIISQSIEAGSYADIGSAIDLVVASSKTEFAAVSGKTTVGSSVLTPASKPVSKVSTRISPTRKSVLRK, from the coding sequence ATGACTGATGTTAGTGAACTCAGGAAAAATATTGAAAGTTTGAACAAAGCAACGACTGCTGCGTCAAAAAGAAAAAGTTATCTTTTAGCTGAAAGAAGCGTTGCTTCCATTGAGGCCGAATTTAATAATATAAACAAGGAGCTTGTATCAAAATCAGATACACTTGAAAAACTCCGAAAAGAAAATCTGGCTTTAAAACAGGAATATAATGTACTTGATAGTCGCGTGAAGGATATCATCAATGAAAAGCTGGAGATGGAGAAGAAGCTGGAGCAATTATCACGTACAAGGCCAGAGCTTTCCTCAACAAATCTGGTAAGAGCTTTCAGTGATTCTCTTAATAGTATGGATTCCTCTCTAAAAGGAAGTTCCTCAAGGGTCAATTATAGTATTAGTTCAATGAACATTAAGCTTAAGACAAACATTGCCATGAATGGAAACGATCTTTGTTTCCAGTTACCTAAAGCTGATGATCTGATTCCTGCAAGTAATCTGAGTGAGGTGGAATTCACAATTAGCTCATCATCAAAGGCTCCTGAATTTACCAGTTATGAGGATGTACCTGATGTTGTTGGTGTAGATCTTGAAACTGCAATTGCTGTTATCAAAGAAGCAGGTTTTGTTCAGGGCGAGCTCATTGAAAAGGACAGTGAATTAGAACAGGGCACTGTACTTTCGCAGATACCATCAGGCAATTCAGTTGCAAAGTCAGGTGATGCAGTAGATCTTGTAATTTCAAAGATCACGTCTGTTGAGGTTCCTGATCTGGCGGGTAATACTCTTGCATCTGCTAAGAAATCACTTGTAACTATCGGCCTATCTTTGGGAAAGGTAACTGAAGAGGTGAATTCCTTAAAAGCAGGTACGATTATAAGTCAGTCCATTGAAGCAGGTAGTTATGCAGATATTGGTTCTGCTATAGATCTTGTTGTTGCAAGTTCTAAAACTGAATTTGCTGCAGTTTCAGGAAAAACAACTGTAGGTTCATCAGTTTTAACACCGGCTTCCAAACCAGTATCTAAAGTGTCTACTAGAATAAGTCCCACAAGGAAATCGGTTTTAAGGAAGTAA
- the rpl3p gene encoding 50S ribosomal protein L3 has product MAKGHRPKRGSLAFSPRVRAKSHVPRFNSWPDAAGEPKLQDFAGYKVGMTHVVMVDDTKNSLTEGMEISVPVTVVETPAVRVAAIRAYGNSTHGEKALSEAWTADLDESLGKSIVLPKESNTEEALAKLESLVEEGKVTDIKVITYTLPKKLTGVPKKNADLMETAVSGSDVKAKLEYAKSVLGAEIKITDVFNEGAFVDVAAITTGKGTQGPVKRWGINLQKNKHSRQGSLRQIGTLGPWHPAVVRWTIPQMGQMGYHQRTEYNKRILKLGEDGEEITPAGGFLNYGLVRGEYILIKGSIPGPSKRLVRLRDPMRSKVSAMGEPEIVHVSTQSKQG; this is encoded by the coding sequence ATGGCAAAAGGACATAGACCAAAACGAGGTTCACTCGCTTTCAGTCCACGCGTAAGAGCAAAAAGCCACGTACCAAGGTTTAACTCATGGCCAGATGCAGCTGGAGAACCAAAGCTCCAGGACTTTGCAGGCTATAAAGTAGGTATGACTCATGTGGTAATGGTAGATGACACAAAGAACAGTCTCACTGAAGGTATGGAGATTTCAGTTCCGGTAACTGTTGTAGAAACTCCGGCTGTTCGTGTCGCTGCAATTCGTGCTTACGGTAATTCCACTCATGGTGAAAAGGCACTTTCTGAAGCATGGACTGCTGATCTTGATGAGAGTCTTGGAAAGTCAATCGTACTTCCAAAAGAGTCTAACACTGAAGAGGCTCTTGCTAAGCTCGAAAGTCTGGTTGAAGAAGGTAAGGTTACAGACATTAAGGTCATCACATATACTTTACCAAAGAAGCTGACTGGTGTTCCTAAGAAGAATGCAGATCTCATGGAAACAGCAGTAAGTGGTTCTGATGTAAAGGCAAAGCTCGAGTACGCAAAGTCTGTACTCGGTGCAGAAATCAAAATCACTGATGTATTCAATGAAGGCGCATTCGTCGACGTAGCAGCTATCACAACCGGTAAGGGTACTCAGGGTCCTGTAAAGAGATGGGGTATCAACCTGCAGAAGAACAAGCACTCACGTCAGGGAAGTCTCAGGCAGATAGGTACGCTTGGTCCATGGCACCCAGCTGTCGTCAGGTGGACAATTCCACAGATGGGTCAGATGGGTTACCACCAGAGAACCGAATACAACAAGCGTATTCTTAAGCTAGGTGAAGATGGAGAAGAGATTACTCCTGCTGGCGGTTTCCTGAACTACGGTCTTGTGCGTGGCGAATACATCCTCATTAAGGGAAGCATTCCCGGTCCTTCAAAGAGGCTTGTAAGGCTTAGAGATCCAATGAGATCAAAGGTGTCTGCTATGGGTGAACCAGAGATTGTTCACGTAAGTACACAGTCCAAGCAGGGGTGA
- the rpl4p gene encoding 50S ribosomal protein L4, translating into MVTANIIDLSGNTKGEVELPAVFDEVYRPDLIKRAVLAAQGNRYQPYGPRMYSGMDTSAHSWGSGRGVAQIPRLANGSRAARVPQAVGGRRAHPPKPEADRTEKVNKKERRMAIRSAIAATCNDDLVKARGHRFDAQLPLVAADELETVEKTKDVVSFLQNAGLYDDVLRAKDGRTIRAGKGKLRGRRFKNKKSVLIVATCDSPIMKSARNLAGVDVISVDSLNAEVLAPGTHAGRLTVWTESAISSLGGMFE; encoded by the coding sequence ATGGTTACAGCAAATATTATAGATTTATCAGGAAACACAAAGGGTGAAGTTGAACTTCCTGCTGTGTTCGATGAAGTATACAGACCAGACCTTATTAAAAGAGCAGTTCTCGCAGCTCAGGGTAACAGGTACCAGCCATATGGTCCAAGGATGTACTCCGGTATGGATACCTCTGCACACTCCTGGGGTTCAGGAAGAGGTGTAGCACAGATTCCAAGACTTGCTAACGGAAGCCGTGCAGCAAGAGTTCCACAGGCAGTAGGCGGTAGAAGGGCACACCCACCAAAGCCAGAAGCTGACAGGACTGAGAAGGTCAACAAGAAAGAAAGACGTATGGCAATCCGCTCAGCAATTGCTGCAACGTGCAATGACGATCTTGTAAAGGCACGTGGTCACAGGTTCGACGCTCAGCTTCCTCTTGTCGCTGCAGATGAACTTGAAACCGTTGAAAAGACCAAGGATGTAGTAAGCTTCCTTCAGAATGCAGGTCTTTACGATGATGTACTTCGTGCAAAAGATGGAAGGACTATCCGTGCAGGAAAAGGTAAGCTCAGAGGAAGGAGATTCAAGAATAAAAAGAGTGTTCTTATTGTTGCAACATGCGACAGTCCAATCATGAAATCTGCAAGGAACCTTGCAGGTGTGGATGTAATTTCAGTTGATTCATTGAATGCTGAAGTTCTGGCTCCTGGTACTCATGCAGGTAGGCTGACCGTCTGGACTGAATCTGCAATATCCTCACTTGGAGGGATGTTCGAATGA
- a CDS encoding 50S ribosomal protein L23, whose translation MSVIKYPFITEKAMMLLDDNKLQFIVDTRANKKQIKADVMKMYGFPVLSVCTMSTMKGLKKAIVTFEGTDAAHEIATRIGLM comes from the coding sequence ATGAGCGTTATCAAATATCCGTTTATTACTGAAAAAGCAATGATGTTGCTGGATGATAACAAACTCCAGTTTATTGTTGATACTCGCGCAAACAAAAAGCAGATCAAGGCCGATGTAATGAAGATGTACGGGTTCCCTGTATTATCTGTCTGCACAATGAGCACAATGAAAGGTCTTAAGAAAGCTATCGTTACTTTCGAAGGAACTGATGCAGCTCATGAAATTGCAACCAGGATCGGCCTGATGTGA
- a CDS encoding 50S ribosomal protein L2 — translation MTKRIISQNRGRGTPTYRAPSHKYKAALKHPRVDEEGTLYGTVIEITHDPARSAPIVKVSFENGEERLILAPEGIAVGEKIACGISAEIKPGNILPLAEIPEGIPVCNIESKPNDGGQFARASGVYATVVSHDRGKTVVQMPSGEMKWLNPKCRATIGIVAGGGRVDRPFLKAGKKYHKMKTRAAKYPRVSGIAMNAIDHPFGGGNRKHPGKPTTVGRNAPPGRKVGQIAARRTGKR, via the coding sequence ATGACAAAGAGAATCATATCACAGAACAGGGGTCGCGGAACTCCTACATACAGGGCTCCATCACACAAGTACAAAGCTGCACTTAAACACCCACGTGTCGATGAAGAAGGCACATTGTACGGTACAGTTATTGAGATTACACACGATCCGGCTCGTTCAGCACCAATTGTCAAAGTTTCTTTTGAGAATGGTGAAGAGCGCCTGATCCTTGCTCCTGAAGGTATAGCAGTTGGTGAGAAGATCGCTTGCGGAATTTCAGCTGAAATCAAACCTGGTAACATCCTGCCTCTTGCAGAGATCCCAGAAGGTATTCCAGTCTGCAACATTGAGTCCAAGCCAAATGATGGTGGACAGTTCGCACGTGCATCAGGTGTCTATGCAACAGTTGTCTCTCACGACCGTGGAAAGACAGTTGTCCAGATGCCATCAGGTGAAATGAAGTGGTTAAATCCAAAATGCCGCGCAACAATCGGTATTGTTGCTGGTGGTGGAAGGGTAGACAGGCCATTCCTCAAGGCAGGTAAGAAATACCACAAGATGAAGACAAGAGCTGCAAAGTATCCACGTGTATCAGGTATTGCTATGAACGCCATTGACCACCCATTCGGTGGAGGTAACCGCAAGCACCCTGGTAAGCCAACAACAGTTGGTAGGAATGCACCTCCTGGTCGTAAGGTAGGTCAGATCGCAGCACGCAGGACCGGAAAGCGTTAA
- a CDS encoding 30S ribosomal protein S19, whose product MAKKTSSRLPKRKGEYTYRGKTVAELQALDADEFIGMLPARERRTLKRGYTEGRKDVVQQLKDGKDNLRTHYRDIIIFPEMVGKNVEVYNGKSFVAFEIQPEMIGHRFGEFAPTRSRVSHGSAGVGATRSSKFVPLK is encoded by the coding sequence ATGGCAAAGAAAACATCATCAAGATTACCAAAACGAAAAGGTGAATATACCTACCGTGGCAAGACGGTAGCAGAACTCCAGGCTCTGGATGCCGATGAGTTTATAGGCATGCTTCCTGCACGTGAACGCCGTACTCTTAAGAGGGGCTACACAGAAGGCAGGAAGGACGTTGTCCAGCAGCTCAAAGACGGTAAAGATAATTTGAGGACCCACTACAGGGATATTATTATCTTCCCTGAGATGGTCGGCAAAAATGTAGAAGTATACAACGGCAAGTCATTTGTGGCATTTGAGATTCAGCCTGAAATGATCGGACACAGGTTCGGAGAATTCGCACCAACTCGCTCAAGAGTATCTCACGGTAGCGCTGGTGTAGGAGCAACCCGTTCAAGCAAGTTCGTGCCACTTAAGTAA
- a CDS encoding 50S ribosomal protein L22 codes for MARIGYSIEMDSAVSSKAMGSELHISPKKSRELCKAIKGMRTSVAQKYLEDVVIMKQAVPFKRHCDGSGHRKGPMANGRYPVKVAEAFLKILENARSNAEYKGLDPEHMYIAHAAAKRGRVIHGMRPRARGRGSPSNTETVNVEIILNEVR; via the coding sequence ATGGCAAGAATTGGATATTCAATTGAAATGGACTCTGCTGTAAGTTCAAAAGCAATGGGTTCTGAGCTTCACATCTCCCCGAAAAAGTCACGTGAACTCTGTAAAGCGATCAAAGGCATGCGTACCAGTGTTGCCCAGAAGTACCTGGAAGATGTAGTGATTATGAAGCAGGCAGTACCTTTCAAGAGGCACTGTGATGGATCTGGTCACAGAAAAGGTCCAATGGCAAATGGTAGGTATCCTGTAAAGGTTGCTGAGGCTTTCCTTAAGATTCTGGAAAATGCCAGAAGCAACGCTGAATACAAGGGACTTGACCCGGAGCACATGTACATTGCACATGCTGCTGCAAAACGCGGACGTGTTATTCATGGTATGAGGCCAAGAGCACGCGGACGCGGCAGTCCAAGTAACACAGAGACTGTGAATGTTGAGATTATTTTGAATGAGGTGCGCTAA
- a CDS encoding 30S ribosomal protein S3, with the protein MAIEKKFVQEGYVKASMNEYFTKQLSKAGYGGMEINRTPMGTQITVYAEKPGMVIGKAGKVIRKLTRDIDRMYDMDNPQIDAQEVKKPELNAQMMATRLASSIERGWYFRKAGHNTLRAIMNSGALGCEIVISGKLTGARSRVEKLVDGYIKHAGKPVDDIVDEGFATAVKKLGTLGCKVRIIPPGAVLPDAFDIRTDVVEDVTEAVAPEAAKADVTELVEKESEGEVADEEETVEVAEEVAEAGVAEEASAEEVEEESCAEEAAESDDSIPVEDLGDEQRRLVDGVWQHKHEGYDYWHPVARVHKEG; encoded by the coding sequence ATGGCAATAGAGAAGAAATTCGTTCAGGAAGGATATGTAAAAGCTTCAATGAACGAATATTTCACAAAACAGCTCAGCAAAGCAGGTTATGGTGGAATGGAAATCAACCGTACTCCTATGGGTACCCAGATCACTGTATATGCTGAGAAGCCAGGCATGGTCATTGGTAAAGCTGGTAAGGTCATCCGCAAGCTTACGCGTGATATCGACAGAATGTATGATATGGACAACCCCCAGATAGATGCTCAGGAAGTTAAAAAGCCAGAGCTCAATGCCCAGATGATGGCAACTCGCCTTGCTTCTTCAATTGAAAGAGGCTGGTATTTCAGAAAAGCCGGTCATAATACCCTCCGGGCAATTATGAACTCCGGTGCACTGGGCTGTGAGATAGTTATTTCAGGTAAATTGACAGGTGCAAGGTCAAGGGTTGAAAAGCTCGTTGACGGTTACATCAAGCACGCTGGAAAACCTGTTGATGATATAGTAGACGAGGGATTCGCAACAGCTGTAAAGAAGCTTGGAACCCTTGGTTGTAAAGTAAGAATCATTCCTCCTGGAGCAGTTCTCCCTGACGCTTTTGACATCAGAACTGATGTTGTAGAGGATGTTACAGAGGCAGTTGCACCGGAAGCTGCAAAGGCTGACGTGACAGAACTCGTAGAAAAAGAATCAGAAGGCGAAGTTGCAGATGAAGAGGAAACAGTAGAAGTTGCCGAAGAGGTTGCAGAAGCAGGAGTCGCTGAAGAGGCCTCAGCTGAGGAAGTTGAGGAAGAATCCTGTGCAGAAGAGGCAGCAGAATCTGATGATTCCATTCCGGTAGAGGATCTCGGAGATGAACAGCGTAGACTGGTTGACGGTGTATGGCAGCACAAGCATGAAGGCTATGATTACTGGCATCCTGTTGCACGTGTTCATAAGGAGGGATAA
- the rpmC gene encoding 50S ribosomal protein L29, whose amino-acid sequence MAILRMNEIRDMSPEERMDELDKMRDELIRERALSSAGGAPDNPGRIGELRKTVARIKTVQREMKEI is encoded by the coding sequence ATGGCAATTCTTCGTATGAACGAGATCAGGGATATGTCCCCGGAAGAAAGAATGGACGAGCTTGACAAGATGAGAGATGAGCTTATTCGCGAGCGTGCCCTTTCATCTGCTGGCGGTGCTCCTGACAATCCAGGAAGGATTGGGGAACTCAGGAAAACCGTTGCAAGGATAAAGACCGTCCAGAGGGAAATGAAGGAGATCTGA
- the rnp1 gene encoding ribonuclease P protein component 1, translated as MEITPSNLVFHELIGLQVEIAESVNPALKAISGKVVDETRNMLIIQTKERTEKMVQKNGTTFVFQIPAHLSGKHAERYVKVNGNLLLSQPENRTKNIRKIHMR; from the coding sequence TTGGAGATCACTCCTTCAAATCTGGTCTTCCATGAACTAATCGGACTACAGGTGGAAATTGCAGAGTCTGTCAACCCTGCGCTAAAAGCCATCAGTGGAAAAGTTGTCGACGAAACCAGGAATATGCTGATAATTCAAACAAAGGAGAGAACAGAAAAAATGGTTCAAAAAAACGGTACAACCTTTGTGTTTCAGATACCTGCCCACCTGTCCGGTAAACATGCTGAGAGGTATGTCAAAGTGAATGGAAACCTTCTGCTCTCACAACCTGAGAACAGAACAAAGAACATAAGAAAAATACACATGAGGTAA
- a CDS encoding 30S ribosomal protein S17: protein MVRDIGLDVPTPEEECDDVNCPFHGTLPVRGQVLVGTVVSDKMDKTVVIQRKHEVLIKKYQRYEKRQSKIHAHNPPCIDAKVGDVVTVVECRPLSKTKSYVVIKAEAQE from the coding sequence ATGGTTAGAGATATTGGATTGGATGTCCCCACTCCTGAAGAAGAGTGCGACGATGTCAATTGTCCATTCCATGGAACACTCCCTGTTCGTGGACAGGTTCTTGTAGGAACTGTTGTTAGCGATAAAATGGACAAGACAGTGGTTATCCAACGTAAACATGAAGTGCTGATCAAAAAGTATCAGAGATACGAGAAGAGGCAATCCAAGATCCACGCACACAATCCTCCATGCATTGATGCAAAGGTTGGAGATGTTGTGACAGTGGTAGAATGTAGGCCTCTTAGTAAGACAAAATCATATGTAGTCATCAAGGCGGAGGCACAGGAATGA
- a CDS encoding 50S ribosomal protein L14, whose protein sequence is MRGIRSTVPRALNAGAKIDCVDNTGARVVEIISVKGYRGVKNRHPRAGIGDMCVVSVKKGTPEMRKQILLAVVVRQKQELRRPDGLRVSFEDNAVVIVDKDGIPKGTDFKGPVAREAAERYPKIGTTASMVM, encoded by the coding sequence ATGAGGGGAATTAGATCAACCGTTCCACGTGCACTTAACGCTGGTGCTAAGATCGACTGTGTAGACAATACTGGTGCACGTGTAGTCGAAATTATCTCCGTAAAGGGCTACAGAGGTGTTAAGAACAGACACCCAAGGGCAGGTATAGGCGACATGTGCGTAGTTTCCGTGAAAAAAGGAACTCCGGAAATGCGTAAACAGATTCTCCTTGCAGTGGTAGTACGCCAGAAGCAGGAGCTTCGTCGTCCAGACGGCCTTAGGGTTTCCTTTGAAGACAATGCAGTTGTCATTGTAGACAAGGATGGAATTCCAAAAGGAACCGATTTTAAGGGACCTGTTGCCAGAGAGGCTGCAGAGAGGTATCCAAAGATCGGTACAACAGCATCTATGGTAATGTGA